The Clostridium sporogenes region GTTTATAAATATAAATATAAAACCATGATAAAATTTAATATATTGTAATGAACAATAATTATTTTAGTATATTTAGGAGGCAAAATAATTGATTAAAGATAAAAAAATTAAGTATCTAGATATAATAATACCTATAGTTTCTTCTTTAGTAATATCTTTCATATTAATTCAAATATTAAAAAATTATAATAATGTTTTTTCAGGAATAGGAAAAGTTTTTAAAATATTATCTCCATTCATTATTGCTTTTATAATAGCCTACATATTAAATCCATTAGTTAAGTTTTTTGAAAGAAGGTTTAAAATTAAAAGGAACCTAAGTATACTTATATGTTATGTTATAACTTTGGGGATTGTAGCTCTGGTCTTAAGTATGATTGTACCTAAAGTTTTTCAAAGCATAATGGACATATTTCAAAATATCCCTTACTTTACAAATAAGGGATATGAAATGGTAAATAATTTATTGGTTAATGAGGATATTTCTAATATAATAAATTCTTCTAATGTTTTTAAAGGGAATTATAAGGATTTAATAGACAAAATTGCTGGTTTTACTAGTGTGGGATTAAACACTATTTTAAATCAAACTATATCCTTTACTACCTTCATGGTTAATTTAGTTTTTGGGTTAATTATAGCTATATATGTTTTAAATGATAGAGAAAAATTCGTATATAATGGTAAAAAAGTTGTTTTTTTAATATTCAGAGAAAAGTATGGTGAAAAAATCATAGAGTTTTTTAGAACTGTAAATTCAATGATAAAGTTATATATAGGTATCAAAGCTTTAGATTCTTTAATAATAGGGCTTTTAGCTTTAATAGGGTTAATAATATTAAAATCACCTTATGCTCTGTTAATAGCTTTAATAGTTTGTGTAACAAATATGATACCTTACTTTGGACCATTTATAGGAATGATTCCAGCGGTGGTAATAAATTTATTTTATGTACCAGTTAAGGCTTTATGGGTACTAATATTTTTATTTTTACTGCAACAATTTGATGCATGGTATTTAGAACCTAAACTAGTTGGAGATAAGGTAGGATTAAGTCCATTTTTAATAATTTTAGGAATAACCATAGGTGGAAGTTTATTTGGTGTATGGGGAATGCTTTTGGCATCACCAGCTATGGCAGTAATTAAAATATATACTACAAAATTAGAAGAGAAATATAATATATAGTGTATATTATTGAAATAATTATTAATTGGGGGGTGGAGTTATTATGAATAGGAAGACTACTATAAAGGATAAGTTAACCAAAAATATGATGGTTATAGTTTTCTGTGTATTTTTAATAATAGCTGCATGTACTTACATATTTATTAGCAAAGCTATAAAAAATATAGCAGTAAGCGCGGGACCAGGACTTTCTACCATAGTATCTCGTGAGTTGGAAGGGAAGGATTTAACGGGATTAGTAAGGGAAAAGGAAAATAGTGAAATATATAAGAAAATAGATGAAGCTATGACAGTTCTTGTGTCCAAGGCTCAAGGAATAATAGATGATGCAGCTTTATTAATAAATACAAATGAGGATAAATGGTATTATGTTATAGATAAAAATAAGAACAACCAATCTAAATTAGGCAGTGAGTATTCAGATAAAGAAAAACTAGAGGGGATTAAAAAAGCACTAGAACTTAATACTACACAAGTTAATAATTCAAGTACGGATTTAGAAATATTTATACCTGTTAAAGCTAATAATGGAATAAATTTAGCTATATGTATAGGTGTAAATAATTCTATTATAGCAAAAGCAAAATATATATTGTTAGGTATTTTGTTAATAATTATGCTAGTTTCATTAATAATTGTAAGACTTATAATAGGTGGTATAACTAGAAAACAAACCAAGTCCATAACAATACTTGTGAATAAAATGAAAGAGATGTCTAATTTAGAAGGGGATTTAACTAAGAGAATAGATATTGAAAGTAATGATGAAATTGGTGAATTGGCACAGTATACAAATGAAATGTTAGATACTATTCAACAAATATTAATAGATGTAAAGGATGTATCAGATAGATTAACTAGTGATAATAAAGAATTTAATAATGCCTTTAATAGATCAGCAGAGCAATTCCAAGATACTACAATGCTCACTAAAAATATAAATGAAAAAATACACAATCAAAGTCTATGGTTGGGAGACATATCTAACAGTGTAATAAAGTTCAATGATACTGTAAAAGGTGTGACCCTTAGTACAAAGGAAGTAGCGGTACAATCTGTAAATACTACTAATAGTGCCAATGAAGGAAATGAGTATATAAAAAAATTAGAGGCTCATTCCAATGATATTTCAAAGGTCGTAAATAAAACTTCAACTTTAGTTAATAGTTTAGGAAATAAATCAGAACAAATAAATGGTATAGCAGATACTATAGGAGCTATAGCAGACCAAACTAATCTTTTAGCTCTTAATGCTTCTATAGAAGCTATGCATGCAGGGGAGAGAGGCAAAGGGTTTGCAGTTGTTGCAGAGGAAGTTGGTAAATTAGCTTTTGAATCTTCAAAATCCTCAGAAGAAATATTTAATTTGATTCAAGAAGTAAGACAGGGTATAAAAAGTGCGGAAATTTCAATGCAAGAAGTTTCTAAAAAAACGATAGAGCAGGAAGATTTTATAAAAAATGTATCAGATAAATTTAAAGATATAGTGTATTCTATAGATAAGGTTTCAAAAAAAGTGGAGGAAGTATCCGAGGCTTCTGATAATATGGCTCTCAATTTATCAGATATAAAAAATCAAATAGAAAATTTAACTGGAGTATCAGAGGAAAATAGTAGATCTACTAACCAAATTGCATTAAATATAGAAGAACAAATTTCATCAATAAAACAATTATCAAATAGAACAGATGAATTAAATGCTGTATCAAGTGTATTAATGGACAAACTAGAAAAGTTAAAATTAAATTAAAAATAAAGTATAGAGTTAATAAAAAATATGTCCTAGGAAATATAATTAATTACTAGGATATATTTTTTTATTACCTAATATTATGCTGACATTATGATTTAGCATTTATATAAAAAAAATAATTATGCTATTATGTTATAGTAGTACAGTATAAATTTATGGAGGGAATCATATGGATTTTAAAGATTATGAAAAAGAAATGAAAAGAACCGCAGGAGAATTTATAAAATTAGATAAAAATGGACTGAGTTTAGGGGCTATGGGAATATCTGGAGAAGCAGGAGAGGTAACTGACTATATTAAAAAGGTTTTATTTCATGGACATGAATTATGTGAGGATAAATTAATAGAAGAATTGGGAGATGTGCTTTGGTATATTACATATTTATCTAAGGTTATAGGGGCAGATTTAGAAACTATAGCAAATAAAAATATTGAAAAACTAAAAAAAAGATATCCAGAAGGATGGGATCCAGATAGAAGTATACATAGAGAATAATAATTGAAAATTTTATAAACTTTTTTGCAAAATGAATAATAAATCCTATATAAATTTCAAAAAAATATGATATAATAGAACTTAATTATATAAAATGCAAGAAAACTTAAATTCATGTTGCATATTTGGAGGTAGTACAATGAAAAAAGAATTTTCTCTAAGTACAGGAAAGGCTATGATAAATTTTACAGCAAAATATTGTGATACTGCAGAAGCTTTGTTTAATAGTTATGGTTTTAAAAGGGTTTTACAAGCTTATATGAAAAAAATAAAAAAAAGAGAAACTAATGTATATAAGTACATAGAAAGTACTATGAATATAGATGATAGTGATATATTTTCAGAGGATGTTACTAATATATTTAAATTACTTATGGTTTTAAAAGCAGAAGAAATAAGAAAGTTAGAAGATAAATATGAAAAAGTGCTAGAAGATAAAGATAAATTTATTTTATTTGTAGAAGATTTATATAATTTTTGGAGAAAACTTGAAAGATATACTATAGTTCAAAACAGCAAAATTGGAGATGGGCTTCAAAATGTTAGTTTTATAGATGCAAACAATAATTTCTCTAATCTTATATTAAAGACTTATAGAAAAATTGAGGAAAATATTTTAGGAGAAAAGCCAAGAATATACAGACAATTGCCAGCAGGGGGCAATGCGGGCTTAATACTAAATAATTCTAGCTGGGATATGCCTAAAAATTATGAAATTTTAAAAGATATACCTTTTATAGAGTCTATATTATTAGACCCACCTTTTATAACTTATCCTAAAAAGAATACAAGAGATGGTATGTTTGAAGAAACTTTTCAAAATCCATTAAAAAATTGCAGAATAAATTTAGACCATTGGTTTTGCTATCCTGCAAAGGTAGGAACACTTTTAGCATATATATATTTCCACAGAGACTATATGGCTCATGGAGTAACTTTATGTAACTTATTTGAAATAGCTACAGAGGAAGAATATAGAGGTAAAAAACCAGATATAGTGTATGTCCTTGGAGCAAGGGATGACAATGAAAAAATACAAACAGTTTTCTATGATGACAAAGAAAATGATATTATGCTAGGTTATGTAAATTATAATGAAGCTATAGATTACTTTGGTTATATGAAAAAAATGACATTAACTCTTCATAATTTAATAATGATAAAAAGAGGGTACTTACCAATACACGGTGCCATGGTTAATATAGTAACTAAAAATGATAAGACTGCTAATGTAATAATAATGGGAGATAGTGGAGCAGGAAAGTCTGAAAGTTTAGAAGCCTTTAGGGAACTAAGTGAAGATTATATAAGTGATATGACTATAATATTTGATGATATGGGTGTAGTTAAACTAAATAAGGATGAAAAACCAGTAGGTTCAGGAACGGAAATAGGAGCCTTTGTAAGATTAGACGATTTAGATACTGGATATGCTTTTAAACAAATAGATAGAAGTATATTTATGAATCCAGATAAGGTAAATGCTAGATTAGTTATACCTGTGGCAAGTTATAAAGAAATAACTACAGAGTATCCAATAGATTTATTCTTATATGCTAATAACTATGAAGCAGATGGAGAAAATTTAGAATTCTTTAGAGATGTAAATGTGGCATTAGACACTTTTAGAGATGGAGCAAGAATGGCTAAAGGAACCACTACTGAAAAGGGATTAGTAAAATCTTATTTTGCAAATCCCTTTGGACCAGCACAAAAAATGGAAGATACAGAAAAGTTATTAGTAGAATACTTCAATAAATTCTTCAAATCAGGAGTAAAAGTTGGACAATTAAGAACTAGATTGGGTATAAGTGGTATGGAAAAGGATGGACCTAAAAAAGCGGCTATAAGTTTACTAGAAGAAATAAAAAATATATAGTTTGTTAATTATAATAAACCAAAGATAAAAAACACTAATGGACCATTCATGTTTTTAACAAGTTTTAAACTTTATTTATTAAAAATTTTCTATCCAGGAGAGGAATCATTTTTAGATTCACTCCTGGATTTTTACGTTCTAGGGGAGGATTAGGTGAGTTTTTAATTCTGTCACATTAAGAATTACTAAAGCTTATTTATATGGTTTATTACATATATTTTTTTGCATTTGCTATATTAAAATCAAATCTATTTTCAAAT contains the following coding sequences:
- a CDS encoding AI-2E family transporter, producing MIKDKKIKYLDIIIPIVSSLVISFILIQILKNYNNVFSGIGKVFKILSPFIIAFIIAYILNPLVKFFERRFKIKRNLSILICYVITLGIVALVLSMIVPKVFQSIMDIFQNIPYFTNKGYEMVNNLLVNEDISNIINSSNVFKGNYKDLIDKIAGFTSVGLNTILNQTISFTTFMVNLVFGLIIAIYVLNDREKFVYNGKKVVFLIFREKYGEKIIEFFRTVNSMIKLYIGIKALDSLIIGLLALIGLIILKSPYALLIALIVCVTNMIPYFGPFIGMIPAVVINLFYVPVKALWVLIFLFLLQQFDAWYLEPKLVGDKVGLSPFLIILGITIGGSLFGVWGMLLASPAMAVIKIYTTKLEEKYNI
- a CDS encoding phosphoenolpyruvate carboxykinase, which codes for MKKEFSLSTGKAMINFTAKYCDTAEALFNSYGFKRVLQAYMKKIKKRETNVYKYIESTMNIDDSDIFSEDVTNIFKLLMVLKAEEIRKLEDKYEKVLEDKDKFILFVEDLYNFWRKLERYTIVQNSKIGDGLQNVSFIDANNNFSNLILKTYRKIEENILGEKPRIYRQLPAGGNAGLILNNSSWDMPKNYEILKDIPFIESILLDPPFITYPKKNTRDGMFEETFQNPLKNCRINLDHWFCYPAKVGTLLAYIYFHRDYMAHGVTLCNLFEIATEEEYRGKKPDIVYVLGARDDNEKIQTVFYDDKENDIMLGYVNYNEAIDYFGYMKKMTLTLHNLIMIKRGYLPIHGAMVNIVTKNDKTANVIIMGDSGAGKSESLEAFRELSEDYISDMTIIFDDMGVVKLNKDEKPVGSGTEIGAFVRLDDLDTGYAFKQIDRSIFMNPDKVNARLVIPVASYKEITTEYPIDLFLYANNYEADGENLEFFRDVNVALDTFRDGARMAKGTTTEKGLVKSYFANPFGPAQKMEDTEKLLVEYFNKFFKSGVKVGQLRTRLGISGMEKDGPKKAAISLLEEIKNI
- a CDS encoding methyl-accepting chemotaxis protein; this encodes MNRKTTIKDKLTKNMMVIVFCVFLIIAACTYIFISKAIKNIAVSAGPGLSTIVSRELEGKDLTGLVREKENSEIYKKIDEAMTVLVSKAQGIIDDAALLINTNEDKWYYVIDKNKNNQSKLGSEYSDKEKLEGIKKALELNTTQVNNSSTDLEIFIPVKANNGINLAICIGVNNSIIAKAKYILLGILLIIMLVSLIIVRLIIGGITRKQTKSITILVNKMKEMSNLEGDLTKRIDIESNDEIGELAQYTNEMLDTIQQILIDVKDVSDRLTSDNKEFNNAFNRSAEQFQDTTMLTKNINEKIHNQSLWLGDISNSVIKFNDTVKGVTLSTKEVAVQSVNTTNSANEGNEYIKKLEAHSNDISKVVNKTSTLVNSLGNKSEQINGIADTIGAIADQTNLLALNASIEAMHAGERGKGFAVVAEEVGKLAFESSKSSEEIFNLIQEVRQGIKSAEISMQEVSKKTIEQEDFIKNVSDKFKDIVYSIDKVSKKVEEVSEASDNMALNLSDIKNQIENLTGVSEENSRSTNQIALNIEEQISSIKQLSNRTDELNAVSSVLMDKLEKLKLN
- a CDS encoding nucleoside triphosphate pyrophosphohydrolase family protein, with translation MDFKDYEKEMKRTAGEFIKLDKNGLSLGAMGISGEAGEVTDYIKKVLFHGHELCEDKLIEELGDVLWYITYLSKVIGADLETIANKNIEKLKKRYPEGWDPDRSIHRE